In the genome of Fulvivirga maritima, one region contains:
- a CDS encoding sensor histidine kinase, whose translation MSAEIPNITALVIVGTSTTLLLAGCIIFFIIYYRSRMLQNKIATQQLEADYQRELLQATVDSQEKERRRIAAELHDGVGAMLSAAKLNLNMLKKGTIPSDEMELAMVDTKEMIDSTIETVRKISKALLPSSLEIFGLGRALEELVEKLTTPQTKIYFHQRGENVKLNQQDELLIYRIVQELINNALKHAEASEVWVNVDWNNPINLTVSDNGKGFDLVKTKQDIRRGIGLYSIENRVSLIKAEVQFDSEINKGTRIRIVLGT comes from the coding sequence ATGAGTGCAGAAATTCCAAATATTACTGCATTGGTAATAGTAGGTACATCTACCACTTTACTATTAGCAGGCTGCATAATATTTTTTATTATTTATTATCGATCCCGGATGCTGCAAAACAAAATAGCTACTCAGCAGCTGGAAGCAGACTATCAGAGAGAGCTGTTGCAGGCCACTGTAGATTCTCAGGAAAAAGAGCGCAGAAGAATAGCAGCAGAACTGCATGATGGTGTAGGTGCCATGTTATCAGCAGCTAAGCTCAATCTCAATATGCTAAAAAAAGGCACTATTCCTTCTGATGAGATGGAACTGGCTATGGTAGATACCAAAGAAATGATAGATAGCACCATAGAAACGGTGCGAAAAATATCCAAAGCTTTATTACCATCATCACTGGAAATTTTTGGATTAGGAAGAGCTTTAGAAGAACTGGTAGAAAAATTAACTACACCACAAACCAAAATATATTTTCATCAGAGGGGAGAAAACGTTAAATTAAACCAACAGGATGAACTCCTGATTTACCGAATTGTGCAAGAATTAATTAATAATGCTCTTAAACACGCAGAGGCTTCCGAAGTGTGGGTAAATGTGGATTGGAATAATCCTATTAATTTAACAGTTTCTGATAATGGAAAGGGTTTTGATTTAGTAAAAACTAAGCAAGACATCAGGCGAGGAATAGGATTATACAGTATAGAAAACCGAGTGAGTTTAATTAAGGCAGAGGTACAATTCGATAGCGAAATAAACAAAGGCACGCGAATAAGAATTGTTTTAGGAACTTAA